ATATGGCTGGACAGTCTGGTGGCTATTCTCTAATGGGCTTCACTAAGAAGGATGCTTACAATTATATTAACAAGGCTAAGCGTGCAAAGATTATTGATGGGGACGCTAACGCCGCTGTTGTATACTTGGAGGGGAAAGCGGGGGCTGATCCGATGTCGATGGCTAGGTATAATCTTACTAAGGATAATATGCTAGCCAATATGTTTTAGGCAGATGGTGGCAGTAGAGTTGATTACCAATACTTTGGGGATGTTCTAGCCTTTGATTCGAcctacaagaaaaataaatatcagAGGCCGCTGGTGATATTTTCTGGTGTGAATAACCATAAGCAGACGACAATATTTGGGTTTGGCGTGGTGTTAGATGAAAGCGTTGGGTCTTATAAGTGGTTGCTGGAAAATTTGTTGGAAGTCATGTGTAACAAGAAGCCGTCGGTTGTCGTCACGGATGGCTGTGATTCAATGAAAGCTGCAATCAAGTCTGTTTTTCCGGAGGCAACGCATCGATTGTGTGCTTGGCATATGGAGAAGAATGTAACCGCTAATGTGAAGGAAGAGGGACTACGACAATGTTTCACCCGGTGGCTGTATTCAGAGATGGAAATAGATGAATTTGAGGCTGAGTGGGATGATGCCATTGAAGAGTATGGGTTGCAGAACAGTTTTTGGGCCAAAGAAACTTTTCAGAAGAGGATGATGTGGGCTAATGCGTATTTACAGGACAAGTTCTGTGCAGGGTTTCGGACAACATCCCGGTGCGAAGGCATTAACGCATACGTGAAGAATTTTCTTAAGTCTAGGCACAGTCTCCTTGATATGGTTAAAAATTTGGAGTTGGTCGTGCGAGAGTACCGAAATAACGAATTAGTTGCACAATTTAGATCACTCCATGGGATGCCAGTAATGACAACTTGTTTGGATCCTCTTGAAAGGTATGCTGCAGATGCATACACACGGGAGATATTCGTTGATGCGAAGAAGGAAATAGTGGGTGTCGGTGCAGTTAATTTTGTAGCCAAGATAAGACGTTCTACTACAATGGTGTACACGTTGGAGGAATACGGTGACCCAGGTAGAGAGGTGATTGTCCTGTACGATAGGGTTTCAAGGAAAATGGAGTGCGCATGCAATTTTTGGAGGCAAAAGGGAATACCTTGTAGGCATATGTTTTTTGTAATGAAGCATGAGCACTTGACTCGAATTCCTAATAGCCTGGTTCTGAAGAGGTGGCGAAAGGATGCAAAGTCGTTGGATAAGTATGCTGAGATCACGGAAGTTGGTAGTGAAATTGGTTTCTTGTTGCGCCATGGTGCACTTCATGCAGCCGCACAGTGGATGCTTTATGTTGGAGCCAAGAGCCCTTTGTCTTTCACACAGGCGCTTAAAGGTCTCCATGCGCTGTGTCAAGAACTGGATAGAGGCCCTGAAAATGGGGGTCAGAAGAAAGCTCTTGATATGGTTGACTTACACGACCCTGTTGTTGCGAAGACTAAGGGTGCCCCTCGTGTGAGGAGGCAGGGCGGACGGAAGAGGCGCTGCACCCGTTGTCGCAAAACGGGTCACACAAAACGACACTGCAATGCCGACCGGTCCTTTGTTTCCAAATCTGAAGAGAGCAAAGATTTTCAGGCTACAACTTTAGGGTCGGAGGAGTCTTCACCGACGGAATGGGTGAGAACACCGCATACCCATGTTGATTGTAGCAAGCATAgttttccttttaaaaaattaGGTGTTTTTGTTTCCTTACGATGGCCTCATTCAGCTGTTTGGCGTGCAGATCCGATTCGAACAAGGGAAGAAGGGTGTTACCGGTCCCAATAATTTGTGTGCACCGATTTGGCTGGAGGCATCAGGTTCGAAGATTACCTCACAACATGAAATTTCTGCTGCAGCTGGACATAAGGAGACTATGGAATGGGAGCCGAACACGATAAGTAACACCGACGAAGTAATAGCACAGGTATGTGGTTTTTGTTTCCTAGTCGTACTCAAATAACTGACTTCTGCACTCATGTTCTAATGGCACGTTAAAATAGATGTTCAAACCAGAATTGAGTAATTATGTTTACTTTTACCTATGCAGCTGATGACTGAAATAACTTATCTCAGTTCAAGATTGGGTTCGAGCTCCGCAGCATAAATAGTTGTCCAATTTGGTGTTCCTTAGAGAATTCTGCCTCGTGTGATAATAGAAGTGGTTTATGGTCTTTCTTATTTTAAGTGTTAGTTCTTATATATGCTTGAGTTTATTATTTGCTGGGTAAAAAGAATGGCTACTTAAGTGCCAATGAAATGTAAATTCAAGCATTGATTAATGAGATGTGGATCACTTGTTATATGTTTAGGGTGGAAAATTCTTGCAGGGAAGTATTTGCTATTTGTGTACGTTCGTTACATGAAGTGTGTCTAATAGCCTTGTTTTGATGGTAGCATGAAGTGCAACTAGCATCTGAGGAGACCATTGAAAGATTAACATGAGAGTAACGAAGTGAATACACGAATTAGTAATGGGTAGGCGTAAATTAATTAAGACTCTTTGATATTTAGTTGAGGAGTAACATGAGATTACTGAATCCAATAGTATGAGTAGTAACAGTAACGCGTAACATAACTTTTGATAGTCTTCCATTTGCTGGCAGATCCACTTCCATTTAGTATGCCATTGTTGTTACTTGACAGTATAGCGTTATCATAAATTACTTTCAACTGTTTTTAACCAGCCTTGTTCTATTGAAGAGCAAAAAAATGCAggcatgttctatttgagttttCGTGCTAGCGGTGGTAAGTTAAAATGTTTAAAGGCTTTAATCAACGAAACTAGCTAGTGAACATTCAATCGCGACTTATGATTACAGTCTTCATAAGTGGTTAGAATTGAGTCTATGGTACCATAGACTTTCACTCACTCATGTTTTCCATGTGCATGGGTTGTTAAGAAATGTAATATTAAAACTAGTTATTCCTCGGGAGGTTGGTTCAATCACTTGGACTACTTTCCATCGGCAGGAACAAGTTTACTTACTGAATATGGAGTAGCATTTCATATACAATTTGTATCTACAGAGGAACATTCACATCATCCTATACGATTACTTTGACTTCTGAGTACAAAATGGTGACCAACAATTACAATCCAAAAAATTTCATCAGGCGCATGTATgggcacaaaaaaaaaattaaagcaaaGCAGATCTCTGTTgaggcatttaactccaactaaTGTTACCCCAATAGGTGCGGTCACACGACAAGGTTGGTTGTACCCAGATTGTGGTTCTGTCATACTAAGTCAAAAAATTCACTACCTACAAAAGTGTCTAACCAAGACCAATTCCTATTACCAAAGATCCGTTAAAGCATTCCATACTGCATTCAACAACCCAAAAAAGTTTATACTTTCAGCCACATATAACCTAGGGACTTAGTGGCCCCACAGGACTACGGGTCCTGTTTCTTGGTCTAGCTCCTTTCAAGTAAGAGCATATCATATTCCTGTCCCAGAATTGAACCGCTTTTTGTTGAACTTCTTCGGAGATTGGGTTGTGCTCACCCATAACTAGATCAATAGCAATGGTCATTCTGGTGTGTTCATTGATCACCTGTGAGGCATACACATAATGGTAACACATACATTCATTACAACCACATGTACTAAAACCCACATCTTTtacatcaaagaaagcaatttGGTAAAGTCTTTAATTATCCAACCTGAAGGTCATAAGATGCCCATAAATCGTACTGGATCATCCACTCTGCAACCCAAACTCCGCAGTCGTTGCTGCGAACACAGAAATTATGGTTATAAAGAGTAAATTAACCACGGCAGATACGAAAGTGATATAGAGTTCACAGCATACGAGTCGGCTGCCTGTTGAGAAATCTGTGGCTCCTGGATCCTAAACTTGGAGATAGACTTCGGCCCAGT
The DNA window shown above is from Arachis ipaensis cultivar K30076 chromosome B08, Araip1.1, whole genome shotgun sequence and carries:
- the LOC107613619 gene encoding protein FAR1-RELATED SEQUENCE 5-like isoform X1, producing the protein MCNKKPSVVVTDGCDSMKAAIKSVFPEATHRLCAWHMEKNVTANVKEEGLRQCFTRWLYSEMEIDEFEAEWDDAIEEYGLQNSFWAKETFQKRMMWANAYLQDKFCAGFRTTSRCEGINAYVKNFLKSRHSLLDMVKNLELVVREYRNNELVAQFRSLHGMPVMTTCLDPLERYAADAYTREIFVDAKKEIVGVGAVNFVAKIRRSTTMVYTLEEYGDPGREVIVLYDRVSRKMECACNFWRQKGIPCRHMFFVMKHEHLTRIPNSLVLKRWRKDAKSLDKYAEITEVGSEIGFLLRHGALHAAAQWMLYVGAKSPLSFTQALKGLHALCQELDRGPENGGQKKALDMVDLHDPVVAKTKGAPRVRRQGGRKRRCTRCRKTGHTKRHCNADRSFVSKSEESKDFQATTLGSEESSPTEWLFGVQIRFEQGKKGVTGPNNLCAPIWLEASGSKITSQHEISAAAGHKETMEWEPNTISNTDEVIAQLMTEITYLSSRLGSSSAA
- the LOC107613619 gene encoding protein FAR1-RELATED SEQUENCE 5-like isoform X2, encoding MCNKKPSVVVTDGCDSMKAAIKSVFPEATHRLCAWHMEKNVTANVKEEGLRQCFTRWLYSEMEIDEFEAEWDDAIEEYGLQNSFWAKETFQKRMMWANAYLQDKFCAGFRTTSRCEGINAYVKNFLKSRHSLLDMVKNLELVVREYRNNELVAQFRSLHGMPVMTTCLDPLERYAADAYTREIFVDAKKEIVGVGAVNFVAKIRRSTTMVYTLEEYGDPGREVIVLYDRVSRKMECACNFWRQKGIPCRHMFFVMKHEHLTRIPNSLVLKRWRKDAKSLDKYAEITEVGSEIGFLLRHGALHAAAQWMLYVGAKSPLSFTQALKGLHALCQELDRGPENGGQKKALDMVDLHDPVVAKTKGAPRVRRQGGRKRRCTRCRKTGHTKRHCNADRSFVSKSEESKDFQATTLGSEESSPTEWIRFEQGKKGVTGPNNLCAPIWLEASGSKITSQHEISAAAGHKETMEWEPNTISNTDEVIAQLMTEITYLSSRLGSSSAA